One genomic region from Sphingobacterium sp. UGAL515B_05 encodes:
- a CDS encoding SemiSWEET transporter gives MINENILGIIAGALTSIAMLPQLIKVLKEKNVDDLSPVMLLTLIIGLSLWVWYGVMKSEAPIIYSNSFAVLVNLCLLGSYLTYRKKT, from the coding sequence ATGATCAATGAAAACATTCTGGGTATTATTGCGGGTGCCCTTACATCAATTGCTATGTTGCCGCAGCTGATCAAGGTATTGAAAGAAAAAAATGTGGATGACCTTTCTCCTGTTATGCTGTTAACGTTAATCATAGGACTTTCCCTATGGGTATGGTACGGGGTAATGAAAAGTGAGGCGCCCATTATCTATTCAAACAGCTTTGCTGTTCTGGTCAACCTGTGTCTGTTAGGCAGCTATCTAACTTATAGAAAAAAGACCTAA
- a CDS encoding DUF6266 family protein → MARFNKGIHGAYTGKVGNIVGSSWRGIDYVRSLPKKSSKPASDKQLAQRTKFGITTSFLKSIKDVLMLGYSDSKQRGKTGYNVAFQHFIDQAIVGNYPNFSIDYASVKIASGSLAILMGLEAVESAPGVLTLGWDPTINKFNAFSDDQVLAILHEPVENLFYAYEGATRNDSTLEIALPASYSGKTVVGWAFTIHRDGNITSSSQYLGEFVLT, encoded by the coding sequence ATGGCAAGATTTAATAAAGGTATACATGGTGCCTACACAGGTAAAGTGGGCAACATTGTGGGCTCGTCATGGCGCGGAATTGACTATGTCCGCTCCCTGCCCAAGAAAAGTTCAAAACCGGCTTCTGATAAGCAGCTGGCACAGCGCACGAAGTTTGGAATAACAACCAGCTTTCTCAAATCCATCAAAGATGTGCTGATGCTGGGCTATTCCGACAGCAAACAGCGCGGAAAGACAGGCTACAACGTCGCTTTTCAGCATTTTATCGATCAGGCAATTGTCGGTAACTATCCTAATTTTAGTATTGATTATGCTTCCGTAAAAATCGCCAGTGGTAGTTTGGCTATCCTAATGGGCCTAGAGGCTGTGGAGTCGGCACCGGGTGTACTCACATTGGGCTGGGATCCTACGATCAATAAGTTCAATGCCTTTTCCGACGATCAGGTACTCGCAATCCTACATGAACCGGTTGAGAATCTCTTTTATGCCTATGAAGGTGCAACCAGAAACGATAGTACCCTGGAAATTGCATTGCCGGCAAGTTATTCGGGCAAGACCGTGGTTGGCTGGGCATTTACCATACATCGGGATGGTAACATTACATCGAGTAGTCAGTATCTGGGTGAATTTGTGTTGACCTAG
- a CDS encoding CsbD family protein, with translation MSELTWKGRWNEIKGKVKQQYADLTDDDLLYAEGKEDELVGKLQKKTGKTQDEVNSWLNGL, from the coding sequence ATGAGTGAATTAACATGGAAAGGTCGTTGGAACGAAATTAAAGGTAAGGTAAAACAGCAATATGCTGATCTTACAGATGATGATTTACTATATGCGGAGGGCAAAGAAGATGAGTTGGTTGGTAAACTTCAAAAGAAAACAGGTAAAACACAAGACGAGGTGAATAGTTGGTTGAACGGTTTGTAG
- a CDS encoding YihY/virulence factor BrkB family protein, with translation MHVKKENKSKLQTYWTILKNTVSGFMNEDSIKYSASLSYYTVFSIGPILVLMIALAGIFYGADAIQGKVFAELNGLVGNSAAKQIEEVIQNLQLSGKSNMALVISVGTLIIGATTVFGDMQNSINKIWHVRPKPKKGWLKMIQDRLLSSSLVIGLGFLLVVTLIINGIILALTGQLQRYFPEITVVLMNLINFVISFVVIVLLFSVIFKTLPDVNIQWKTVRAGALFTAILFVIGRYLIGIYLERSATQDTYGAAGSFVLILLWVYYTAAILYFGAIFTREYATEMAIPIEPSEFAVHVETQEIERNVDEIPPAPLDEEETTIDKTA, from the coding sequence ATGCATGTAAAAAAGGAAAATAAAAGCAAGCTGCAAACGTATTGGACGATACTGAAAAATACCGTATCAGGCTTTATGAATGAAGACTCCATAAAATATAGTGCTTCATTATCGTACTACACCGTTTTTTCGATCGGCCCAATATTGGTTTTGATGATCGCGCTGGCCGGTATATTTTATGGTGCCGATGCCATTCAGGGAAAGGTTTTTGCAGAACTTAACGGCCTGGTAGGCAATAGCGCCGCCAAACAGATTGAAGAGGTTATTCAAAATCTGCAGTTATCGGGTAAATCAAATATGGCGTTGGTAATCAGTGTGGGAACCCTGATCATCGGTGCAACGACGGTTTTTGGGGATATGCAGAATTCCATCAATAAGATCTGGCATGTGCGCCCAAAGCCCAAAAAAGGTTGGCTCAAGATGATCCAGGACCGCTTGCTCTCTTCATCACTGGTCATTGGATTGGGGTTTCTTCTGGTGGTGACATTGATTATCAACGGAATCATTCTTGCACTTACCGGGCAGCTGCAGCGCTATTTCCCGGAAATCACGGTCGTGCTGATGAACTTAATCAATTTTGTCATCTCCTTTGTGGTTATCGTCCTACTCTTTAGCGTGATCTTTAAAACCTTACCCGATGTCAATATTCAATGGAAGACTGTTCGGGCGGGCGCGCTATTCACGGCTATATTATTTGTAATCGGCCGTTACCTGATCGGCATATATCTTGAACGCTCGGCGACGCAGGATACTTACGGTGCGGCCGGCTCATTTGTGCTTATTTTGCTCTGGGTGTATTACACCGCGGCAATTCTTTATTTTGGAGCTATTTTCACGCGGGAGTATGCAACAGAAATGGCTATCCCAATCGAGCCTTCTGAATTTGCGGTCCATGTAGAGACACAGGAAATCGAACGCAACGTCGATGAAATTCCACCGGCGCCGCTCGATGAAGAGGAAACGACTATTGATAAAACAGCATAG
- a CDS encoding PRC-barrel domain-containing protein gives MALEEKKYNHLIELGGSDYEIVDGEPDIRGWKVKNEAGQLLGKVDDLLFDPESQQVRYIIIDLHDAEFVIDEDKKVLAPIGLASLYDGTQIQASNEEAYPTPAVEPIDHSVILTVDEIPTEEPATDYLYNPADDGEVVVISVNEDQLIRLPAYQQDQLDPETELSIRHVFEGTGDVGFIVSENSYHPTEFYDHYHFSEDTFYSGGKKTESLPPDQTQRTRRVAARHEQTTGHEPGTLDNNSEL, from the coding sequence ATGGCATTAGAAGAAAAAAAATATAATCATCTGATTGAACTCGGTGGAAGCGATTACGAAATCGTCGATGGCGAACCTGATATCCGGGGCTGGAAAGTAAAGAATGAAGCCGGCCAACTGCTCGGCAAGGTAGATGATCTGCTCTTTGATCCTGAAAGCCAGCAGGTCCGTTATATTATTATCGATCTCCATGACGCCGAATTTGTTATTGACGAAGATAAGAAAGTATTGGCCCCCATTGGACTGGCGTCGCTTTACGATGGTACGCAAATTCAGGCCAGCAATGAAGAAGCTTACCCGACTCCAGCTGTCGAACCGATCGATCATAGCGTGATCCTAACAGTAGACGAAATTCCAACGGAAGAACCTGCAACGGATTATCTGTATAATCCCGCCGATGATGGTGAAGTTGTTGTGATATCCGTCAACGAAGATCAGTTAATCCGCCTGCCTGCTTACCAACAGGATCAGCTCGATCCCGAAACAGAACTAAGTATCCGTCATGTATTTGAAGGCACCGGCGATGTGGGTTTTATCGTGAGCGAGAACAGCTATCATCCGACTGAATTCTATGATCATTATCACTTTAGTGAAGACACGTTTTATAGCGGTGGGAAAAAGACCGAAAGCCTTCCACCGGATCAGACCCAGCGAACCCGAAGGGTAGCTGCCCGACATGAGCAAACCACAGGACATGAGCCGGGTACGCTCGACAATAACAGTGAATTATAG
- a CDS encoding translocation/assembly module TamB domain-containing protein has translation MNRFARIALKTILWIIGGIITLFILIVFLLRLPSIQNYIAGKVTHYVEGKIGTPVKIGYINIDFPKKLILEDIYLEDQSKDTLVAGKSIAVDINMLKLLKNTVEIQSLEADGITAKIRRSLPDSSFNFDYIVKAFASEKESEPTADTASALLFNLDKVKFSKIHVVYADAVIGTSADVYLGRLNTNIKKFDLTKNMAFELPKINIDGLNATVKQWKPAVEGAGPSVEDFGITDKTAQTTSLLPDVGIQVAELSNVLVRYEDESSALKSQFILKNFYAAINKIDLKNEFVDIQKLQLDGSDHNVLLGKIQKSSAAAAKTSKTEADSSSAAKMNWVVSAKDININNTSIRFKDDNQPRIKGFDYFNIHMPGLKTQLTDLYYSADSISGSLKELVAADHSGFAIKQLKADFNYTSTSAEIKNLYAETPRTLIRDYIKLSYPSLDIITKKPELIRVNASLIKSYIDMRDIRFFAPFLDTMEVMKPLMDKKFYIDTRVAGRVDDLNIPNIDFRTLSNTRLIASLHLKGLPDMNKLSVDLNLKKLTTGRSDIEKLVSRSMLPQNIELPNAIGLSGTFKGGMASFNTKLALVTEKGTAKLDGKVAMAKRDTSYEASVSVRDLDIGKIMKMDSTLGILSFEGKIKGKGTDPKKMMASFDGKVNRMDAMGYRYHDIDMDLSADKGAIKASVISPDPNIKLKLDATAQMDATYPKIAFEMNVDSINLQKLNLVKDAISYRGKLSGNFSTADPNLLNGEAQITNSLIRYNNDRYALDTVSLLAKADSSRNQLQLRSDFLNAHLVGKYKILELQSAVQDLLQLYYTPEKPIKIPPYSPQLIEFSAQLTRNRLIQDFLPELTEMKAITLDGRFDSGSKNLSAKLDAPRVVYGGTEINNVTLDINSLDSSLYYSALINKVKVSSIEITNTILSGKVAQNIVNLGLWIKDKQDKEQYHLGADMQVKDGLFVFSLLQDGLMLNYDKWDVAPNNTLKFGSAGILADNFVLSNKGQELRIASQDSILNSPVDVAFKNFRIETLSKMVMSDSLNLGGGINGQTTLSRLESSPVFVADLIVDKFYFGKDTVGNVNIKVNNERENTYSANVSVTENGNNLVLSGDFINPPQGDAALDFTLDIAPLTMKTVQAFSMGNLKDSKGNLEGQLKIVGSPSKPQIRGDLYFREAEFNVAMLNALFKAKDEQIRFDQNGLSFPKFELEDSKGNIAQVSGSVNTQTYTDFDFDIGIAMENFEVLNSTQADNDLFYGKMFLGTDLQISGNLNKPVVDGTIKVLDSTDFTMVMPNNDPGMADRKGVVEFVDKRDTATTNALARLDSMTVTKLTGIDVDLNLQTDKDAKFKILLDAGSQDALNIQGEAELNTGMDASGKITMSGTFTVEQGSYSFSFGPVKKDFTFQKGSTITWNGDPLDAQLNITAAYTLKAPTLELVAPQLGTQNANLYKQKIPFDVLLKITDKLFQPQLNFDIDLNANNAIVSQDVISKVDNALSTLRENPSDLNKQVFSLIVLGRFMSANPFESLSGGGGTEALVRNSVSSFLSSQLNRLASDLITGVELDFNLTSEDDYSTGTAQTRTDLNIGVSKMLLNDRLKVNIGSNFEVEGNSRPGEAANNIAGDIQLDYQLSQDGRYFARFYRKNQYQVTLQGQFVETGIGFIITMDYNRFKEIFMRSKKLKEYYNTGSKKFRKRFDVDRMEQDSAYRDSVRTVIRDSLMLHSPEYRKQLEDQQKEQQRRQQVDSAANNGRKKSMPTHSDTIRTTAIKNEDEERSYHAN, from the coding sequence TTGAACAGATTTGCCCGGATTGCTTTAAAAACAATATTGTGGATTATTGGAGGAATAATTACGCTTTTTATTCTTATCGTTTTCCTGCTTCGCCTACCCTCCATACAGAATTATATTGCTGGTAAAGTGACACATTATGTCGAAGGAAAGATCGGCACCCCCGTCAAAATTGGTTACATCAATATCGATTTTCCTAAAAAATTGATATTGGAAGATATCTATCTCGAAGATCAAAGTAAAGACACCTTAGTTGCTGGTAAAAGCATCGCGGTCGATATCAATATGCTGAAACTATTAAAGAATACTGTTGAAATCCAAAGCCTGGAAGCCGATGGTATTACCGCCAAAATACGTCGTTCCTTGCCCGACAGCAGCTTTAACTTTGACTATATCGTCAAAGCTTTTGCTTCTGAAAAGGAAAGTGAACCAACCGCCGACACAGCATCAGCCCTTCTTTTTAACCTCGATAAGGTCAAGTTTTCAAAAATACATGTTGTCTATGCCGATGCTGTGATCGGTACCAGTGCCGACGTCTATCTTGGTCGTTTAAATACTAACATAAAGAAATTTGACCTGACCAAAAACATGGCCTTTGAGCTGCCGAAAATCAATATCGACGGACTAAATGCCACGGTCAAACAGTGGAAGCCCGCCGTAGAAGGCGCAGGCCCATCGGTTGAAGATTTTGGTATAACCGATAAAACTGCACAGACCACATCCCTCCTTCCTGATGTAGGCATCCAGGTGGCCGAACTCAGTAATGTGCTGGTTCGTTATGAAGATGAATCGAGTGCACTTAAATCTCAATTTATCCTGAAAAATTTCTATGCCGCTATCAATAAGATCGATCTCAAAAATGAATTTGTCGATATCCAAAAGCTCCAACTCGATGGTTCGGATCATAATGTCCTGCTGGGAAAAATTCAAAAATCTTCGGCCGCAGCAGCAAAAACCAGCAAAACTGAAGCCGACAGCAGCAGCGCCGCAAAGATGAACTGGGTCGTTTCGGCAAAAGACATCAACATCAATAATACCAGTATCCGTTTTAAGGACGACAACCAGCCCCGCATCAAAGGATTTGACTATTTTAACATCCATATGCCGGGACTCAAAACCCAGCTGACAGATTTATATTATAGCGCCGATTCTATCAGCGGATCACTGAAAGAGCTTGTTGCCGCTGATCACTCCGGCTTTGCGATCAAGCAGCTGAAAGCCGATTTTAACTATACCAGTACAAGTGCCGAAATTAAAAATCTATATGCGGAAACTCCCCGTACCCTAATCCGCGATTATATTAAGCTAAGTTACCCTTCCTTGGATATCATTACCAAAAAGCCAGAACTGATACGGGTCAATGCCAGCCTCATAAAGAGTTATATTGATATGCGCGATATTCGCTTTTTTGCCCCTTTTCTGGACACTATGGAAGTGATGAAGCCCCTGATGGACAAGAAGTTCTATATTGATACCCGTGTGGCTGGCCGTGTAGATGACCTGAATATTCCGAATATCGATTTCCGTACACTTTCCAATACCAGGCTGATTGCAAGTTTGCATTTAAAAGGATTACCCGATATGAATAAATTGTCGGTAGACCTCAACCTTAAAAAATTAACCACAGGCCGTTCGGATATCGAAAAGCTGGTTTCCAGGTCGATGCTACCTCAAAATATTGAGCTGCCAAATGCTATCGGACTGAGCGGTACTTTTAAAGGTGGAATGGCATCTTTTAACACAAAACTAGCTTTGGTTACCGAAAAAGGGACTGCTAAATTAGATGGAAAGGTTGCTATGGCCAAGCGCGATACCAGCTATGAGGCATCGGTGAGTGTGCGCGATCTGGACATCGGCAAAATCATGAAAATGGACAGTACGTTGGGGATTCTTTCTTTTGAAGGAAAAATAAAAGGCAAAGGCACAGATCCCAAAAAAATGATGGCCAGTTTTGATGGAAAAGTGAACCGCATGGACGCCATGGGCTACCGCTATCATGATATCGATATGGATCTCTCGGCAGACAAAGGCGCCATTAAAGCATCCGTCATCAGTCCCGACCCGAATATCAAGCTGAAATTGGATGCCACTGCGCAGATGGATGCGACCTATCCCAAAATAGCCTTTGAAATGAACGTCGACAGCATCAACTTACAAAAGTTAAACCTGGTGAAAGATGCCATCAGCTACCGCGGTAAGCTCAGCGGTAATTTCAGCACTGCTGATCCAAACCTCCTCAACGGTGAAGCGCAGATTACCAATTCGTTGATCCGATACAACAACGATCGATATGCACTGGACACGGTATCCCTCCTGGCAAAAGCTGACAGCAGCCGTAATCAGCTGCAGCTGCGTTCCGACTTTCTGAATGCCCACCTGGTTGGCAAGTACAAAATTTTAGAACTGCAAAGTGCCGTACAGGATCTCCTGCAGCTATATTATACACCCGAAAAGCCTATCAAGATTCCGCCCTACTCGCCGCAGCTCATCGAATTTTCGGCACAGCTGACCCGAAACCGGCTTATTCAAGATTTTCTCCCTGAGCTGACAGAAATGAAAGCCATTACCCTGGATGGTCGCTTCGACAGTGGATCCAAGAATCTCTCAGCCAAACTAGACGCACCCCGGGTTGTATATGGCGGCACAGAAATCAATAATGTTACCCTGGACATCAACAGCCTGGATAGTTCCCTTTACTATTCGGCCCTGATCAATAAAGTTAAAGTCAGCAGTATTGAAATTACCAACACCATTCTGAGCGGAAAGGTCGCACAAAACATCGTCAATCTGGGCCTATGGATCAAGGATAAACAAGATAAAGAACAATATCATCTCGGCGCCGACATGCAGGTCAAGGATGGTCTATTTGTATTCAGTTTGCTTCAGGACGGCTTAATGCTCAACTACGATAAATGGGATGTAGCGCCTAATAATACCCTAAAATTTGGCAGCGCGGGCATACTGGCCGATAATTTCGTGCTGAGCAACAAGGGGCAGGAGCTGCGCATTGCATCGCAAGACAGCATCCTTAACTCACCGGTTGATGTGGCTTTTAAAAATTTCCGCATAGAGACCCTGAGCAAGATGGTTATGAGCGACAGTCTGAATCTGGGCGGCGGTATCAATGGGCAGACTACACTTTCCCGACTGGAAAGCAGTCCAGTGTTTGTGGCAGATCTGATCGTAGATAAGTTTTACTTCGGAAAAGATACCGTGGGCAATGTTAATATCAAGGTCAACAACGAGCGTGAAAATACCTATAGCGCAAACGTGAGCGTTACTGAAAATGGAAATAATCTGGTTCTCAGCGGCGATTTTATCAACCCGCCACAAGGCGATGCAGCGCTAGACTTCACACTGGATATTGCGCCACTGACGATGAAGACCGTACAGGCTTTCAGCATGGGGAATCTCAAAGATTCCAAGGGCAACCTCGAAGGGCAGTTAAAAATAGTGGGCTCTCCTTCGAAACCACAGATCAGGGGTGATCTCTATTTTAGAGAGGCTGAATTCAATGTGGCGATGCTCAATGCCCTATTCAAAGCAAAGGATGAACAGATCCGCTTTGATCAGAATGGCCTATCGTTCCCCAAATTTGAACTCGAAGACAGCAAAGGCAATATTGCCCAGGTCAGCGGTTCTGTCAATACACAGACCTACACCGATTTTGACTTTGACATCGGCATCGCTATGGAAAATTTTGAAGTCCTGAATTCCACACAGGCAGACAACGACCTCTTTTATGGAAAAATGTTTCTTGGCACCGATCTGCAGATCAGCGGAAATCTAAACAAACCGGTGGTGGACGGTACCATCAAGGTCCTTGACAGCACCGATTTTACCATGGTGATGCCCAACAATGATCCTGGCATGGCCGATCGGAAGGGCGTGGTCGAATTTGTGGATAAACGGGATACAGCTACCACAAATGCGCTTGCCAGATTAGATTCGATGACTGTAACAAAGCTTACAGGAATAGACGTCGATCTGAATCTGCAGACTGATAAAGACGCCAAGTTTAAGATTCTTCTTGACGCCGGTTCGCAAGATGCCCTAAACATTCAGGGCGAGGCGGAATTGAATACAGGCATGGATGCCAGTGGCAAAATAACGATGTCGGGAACATTTACCGTGGAGCAGGGAAGCTATTCTTTCAGTTTTGGACCTGTGAAAAAAGATTTTACCTTTCAGAAAGGAAGTACGATCACCTGGAATGGAGATCCGTTGGATGCACAGCTCAATATTACCGCAGCCTATACCTTAAAAGCCCCTACCCTGGAACTTGTTGCACCACAGCTCGGCACGCAGAATGCCAACTTATACAAACAGAAGATCCCATTCGATGTGCTGTTAAAAATCACAGATAAGCTATTCCAGCCACAGCTCAATTTTGACATCGACCTGAATGCCAACAATGCCATCGTATCGCAGGATGTTATCAGCAAGGTTGACAATGCGCTCAGCACACTTCGGGAGAATCCTTCCGATCTCAACAAACAAGTCTTTTCACTGATTGTACTAGGCCGTTTTATGTCTGCAAATCCATTTGAGAGCCTTTCCGGAGGTGGCGGTACAGAAGCGCTTGTGCGGAATAGCGTCAGTTCGTTTTTAAGCTCGCAGCTGAACAGGCTGGCCTCAGATTTAATTACCGGCGTTGAGCTTGATTTCAACCTGACATCAGAAGATGATTACAGCACCGGAACGGCCCAGACACGTACCGACCTGAATATCGGCGTTTCCAAAATGCTGCTCAACGACCGACTGAAAGTCAATATCGGATCTAACTTTGAAGTAGAAGGGAATTCACGTCCGGGTGAAGCTGCCAATAATATCGCCGGCGACATACAGCTGGATTATCAGCTTTCGCAGGACGGGCGCTACTTTGCACGCTTCTACCGCAAAAACCAATATCAGGTGACTTTGCAGGGGCAATTTGTCGAAACCGGAATCGGTTTTATTATCACGATGGATTACAACCGATTTAAGGAAATCTTTATGCGTTCCAAAAAGCTCAAAGAATATTACAATACCGGTAGCAAGAAATTCAGGAAGCGTTTTGACGTAGACCGAATGGAACAAGATTCGGCCTATCGGGACAGTGTGCGTACGGTGATCCGTGATAGCCTGATGCTCCATAGTCCGGAATACAGAAAACAGCTAGAAGATCAGCAAAAAGAACAGCAGCGCCGCCAGCAGGTAGACAGCGCTGCAAACAACGGCCGGAAAAAAAGTATGCCAACACATTCAGATACCATCAGAACCACAGCGATTAAAAATGAAGACGAGGAAAGGAGTTACCATGCAAATTAA
- a CDS encoding BamA/TamA family outer membrane protein yields MKTRKGVTMQIKLKSIIGLLALGGLIASCSSTKNLPEGDSLYVKGNVKIASDTIPKKDKEKLATYLAESLRPQPNKRVLGMPYKLYFNNMAGDTSNSNFIKRFFKKIGEEPVLLSDVNREYNENLLRNRLENIGFFNAEVTSDTIVENKKATVDYTAKPNLIYRIKSVTFDVDSSTQLGRDIRATSDRSLLQVGKNYSLDVVLNERDRIDNVLKNKGYYYFSPDYILVQVDSTIGNHKVNLYVTVKKETPEQARAASKINKIYIFPNYTETGAGYQQSPRNAELFDSSYYFIDPNHTFRKPVIANHIFFKAGDLYNRDAHNRTISHLVNLNSWKFVKNNFVDSKEVPNALDVYYYLTPLPKKSVRVELLGKMASVYNGTEVNINWTLRNAFKGAEKLNINVFGGYEIQTGGNADLNSSYFRYGTEATLTFPRILTPFGTNNPSRQYIPNTYIKARYEFLNRRKAYTLNSMALSYGYTWQENEEKQHDLALMEITYVQPRGISESYKMQMDTIPALRHVIDPQFTIGPNYNFTFQNTMKKHLRNTFYFKGNLDLSGNILGLIKGADFNKGKTFKLFDAYFSQYVKASVDGRHYFKLSENSQIASRVSIGMSYSYGNSRSLPYLKQYYVGGPNSIRAFGARAIGPGTVAPERLGNGLFYADQTGDIKLELNTEYRAKIAGPVHWAAFIDAGNVWLQRDDETKPGGKFSKDFLQELAVGGGLGLRFDFTFLILRTDFSIPFRIPYLPKGERWVFKDIDFGSSRWRKDNLMFNLAIGYPF; encoded by the coding sequence ATGAAGACGAGGAAAGGAGTTACCATGCAAATTAAATTAAAATCGATTATTGGCCTGCTTGCCCTTGGTGGGCTGATTGCTTCCTGTTCGTCGACTAAAAACCTGCCCGAAGGAGACAGCCTTTATGTAAAGGGAAACGTTAAGATCGCTTCCGATACTATTCCAAAGAAAGACAAGGAAAAGCTGGCTACCTATCTGGCCGAATCGCTTCGGCCCCAGCCCAACAAGCGTGTTTTAGGCATGCCTTACAAGCTTTATTTTAACAATATGGCCGGCGATACGTCAAATAGCAATTTTATCAAGCGTTTTTTCAAAAAGATAGGTGAAGAACCCGTTTTGCTGAGCGATGTAAACCGGGAGTACAATGAGAATCTGCTGCGCAACCGGCTTGAAAATATCGGTTTTTTCAATGCGGAAGTTACTTCGGATACAATCGTCGAAAATAAAAAAGCTACGGTAGACTATACCGCCAAGCCCAATCTGATCTACCGGATCAAATCCGTCACTTTTGACGTAGACAGCAGCACGCAACTGGGACGCGATATCCGCGCAACTTCTGACCGCAGCCTGTTGCAGGTGGGCAAAAATTATAGTCTTGATGTTGTGCTCAATGAACGAGACCGCATCGACAACGTCCTTAAAAATAAGGGCTATTATTATTTCAGCCCAGACTACATCCTGGTACAGGTCGACAGCACTATCGGGAATCATAAAGTCAACCTCTATGTGACCGTAAAAAAGGAAACGCCCGAACAGGCAAGAGCCGCATCCAAAATCAATAAGATTTATATTTTCCCAAACTATACCGAGACCGGAGCTGGCTACCAGCAGTCACCGCGGAATGCCGAACTATTTGATAGCAGTTATTATTTTATTGACCCAAATCATACCTTCCGCAAACCTGTAATCGCCAATCATATTTTTTTCAAGGCGGGCGATCTGTATAACCGCGACGCCCACAACAGGACCATTAGCCACCTGGTGAATCTCAACAGCTGGAAATTTGTCAAAAATAACTTTGTGGACAGCAAGGAAGTACCCAATGCGCTGGATGTATACTATTACCTTACTCCGCTGCCAAAGAAATCTGTCCGTGTAGAACTGCTAGGAAAAATGGCTTCGGTCTATAATGGGACCGAAGTAAATATCAACTGGACCCTTCGGAATGCCTTTAAAGGCGCCGAGAAGCTCAATATCAACGTATTTGGCGGGTATGAAATACAAACGGGTGGCAATGCAGATCTGAACTCCAGCTATTTCCGCTACGGCACCGAGGCAACCTTGACATTTCCGAGGATACTGACACCATTTGGCACCAATAATCCTTCCCGTCAATATATTCCGAATACCTATATCAAGGCACGGTACGAATTCCTTAACCGCCGCAAAGCCTATACGCTCAATTCGATGGCGCTGAGCTACGGTTATACCTGGCAAGAGAACGAAGAGAAGCAGCATGATCTGGCGCTGATGGAAATCACCTATGTACAGCCGAGAGGTATTTCGGAAAGCTACAAGATGCAGATGGATACCATTCCGGCGCTGCGGCATGTAATCGATCCCCAATTCACAATTGGGCCCAATTATAACTTCACCTTTCAGAACACCATGAAAAAGCACCTGCGCAATACGTTTTATTTCAAGGGAAACCTGGATCTGTCGGGAAATATCCTGGGGCTTATCAAAGGTGCAGACTTTAATAAGGGCAAGACTTTTAAACTTTTTGATGCGTACTTCTCGCAGTATGTCAAAGCCAGTGTGGATGGCAGGCATTATTTCAAGCTCAGCGAAAATTCACAGATCGCATCACGGGTGAGTATAGGGATGAGCTACTCCTATGGCAATTCGCGTTCCCTGCCCTATCTTAAGCAATATTATGTGGGCGGACCAAATAGTATCCGTGCCTTTGGCGCCCGTGCGATCGGACCTGGCACGGTAGCGCCAGAAAGACTGGGCAATGGACTTTTCTATGCCGATCAGACAGGCGATATCAAGCTGGAGCTGAACACCGAATACAGGGCAAAAATTGCTGGCCCTGTCCATTGGGCGGCCTTTATCGATGCTGGAAATGTATGGCTGCAGCGGGATGATGAGACCAAACCGGGCGGAAAATTCAGCAAGGATTTCCTGCAGGAACTAGCCGTCGGCGGCGGCTTGGGATTACGGTTTGACTTTACTTTTCTGATCCTGCGTACTGACTTTTCCATCCCGTTCCGTATCCCCTATTTACCGAAGGGCGAGCGCTGGGTATTTAAGGATATCGACTTTGGAAGTTCAAGATGGCGAAAAGATAATCTGATGTTTAATCTCGCGATCGGTTATCCATTTTAG